In Synechococcus sp. PCC 6312, one genomic interval encodes:
- a CDS encoding heme-copper oxidase subunit III, translated as MTGSTLDSATVTTETEVAQHHEHEDYRVFGLIVFLMSESLMFGGIFATYLILRGLTETWPPEGTEVELLLPTINTIILVSSSFVIHKGDVEIKKGNLQGMRLWYWITAAMGAIFLGGQVYEYMTLGYGLSSNIFANCFYVMTGFHGLHVFVGLLLILGVLWRSRRPGHYSASKHVGIEMAEIYWHFVDIIWIVLFALLYILTQF; from the coding sequence ATGACCGGTTCAACCTTAGATTCAGCCACAGTCACCACCGAAACTGAAGTTGCCCAGCATCACGAACATGAAGATTATCGGGTTTTTGGCCTGATTGTCTTCCTGATGTCGGAATCCTTGATGTTTGGCGGAATTTTTGCGACTTATTTAATTTTGCGGGGTCTGACAGAAACCTGGCCGCCAGAAGGGACAGAAGTTGAGCTACTCCTACCGACAATCAACACGATTATTCTGGTTTCCAGTAGCTTTGTCATCCATAAGGGCGATGTGGAAATCAAGAAGGGTAATCTCCAAGGGATGCGGCTTTGGTATTGGATCACAGCAGCCATGGGGGCAATTTTTCTTGGTGGGCAAGTCTATGAATATATGACCCTCGGCTATGGTTTAAGCTCGAATATTTTTGCCAATTGCTTTTATGTGATGACAGGGTTTCATGGTCTCCATGTTTTTGTCGGCTTGCTGTTGATTTTGGGGGTGTTGTGGCGCTCTCGCCGACCGGGCCATTATTCCGCCAGCAAGCACGTCGGGATTGAAATGGCGGAAATTTATTGGCACTTTGTCGATATTATCTGGATTGTTTTGTTTGCCTTGCTCTATATCTTGACTCAGTTTTAG
- the ctaD gene encoding cytochrome c oxidase subunit I, protein MAQAQLPVGTPLTTPEPEHPQAWKWYDYFTFNVDHKVIGIQYLVTAFFFYLVGGLMAVAMRAELATADSDLLNPNLYNAFLTNHGTIMIFLWIVPAAIGGFGNYLVPLMVGARDMAFPKLNALAFWLNPPAGALLIGSFFFGGAQSGWTSYPPLSLITANTAQSMWILSIVLVGTSSIMGALNFVVTILKMKIPSMRWDQLPLFCWAIMATSLLALVSTPVLAAGLILLLFDINFGTSFFKPDAGGNVIIYQHLFWFYSHPAVYLMILPIFGVMSEIIPIHARKPIFGYKAIAYSSMAICAVGLFVWVHHMFTSGTPPWMRMFFTISTLIVAVPTGVKIFSWVATLWGGKIRYTSAMLFAVGLLSMFFLGGLSGVTLGTAPVDIHVHDTYYVVAHFHYVLFGGSVFGLYAGIYHWFPKITGRMLNEFWGKVHFVLTFIGTNLTFLPMHQLGLQGMPRRVAMYDPQFESINKICTIGAFVLAFSVVPFLINIIWSWMKGPKAGDNPWGGLSLEWTTASPPIIENWPVLPVLTTGPYDFGGSPEDDDSDFDDE, encoded by the coding sequence ATGGCCCAAGCACAACTTCCTGTCGGTACTCCCTTAACCACTCCTGAGCCAGAACATCCCCAGGCCTGGAAATGGTACGACTATTTCACCTTTAACGTTGACCACAAAGTTATTGGGATTCAATACCTCGTCACCGCCTTTTTCTTTTACTTGGTGGGCGGCTTAATGGCTGTGGCGATGCGGGCCGAACTGGCAACCGCCGACTCCGATCTCCTCAATCCCAACCTCTACAACGCCTTTTTGACCAATCACGGCACAATCATGATTTTCTTGTGGATTGTCCCAGCAGCCATTGGTGGCTTTGGCAATTATCTAGTGCCGTTGATGGTCGGGGCCCGCGATATGGCCTTCCCCAAACTCAATGCTTTGGCCTTTTGGTTAAATCCCCCCGCCGGAGCCTTATTGATTGGTAGTTTCTTCTTTGGGGGCGCGCAATCCGGTTGGACATCCTATCCGCCCTTGAGTTTGATCACCGCCAACACAGCCCAGAGTATGTGGATCCTCAGCATCGTCTTAGTGGGAACCTCCTCGATTATGGGGGCCCTCAACTTTGTCGTCACGATCCTGAAGATGAAAATCCCCAGTATGCGCTGGGATCAACTGCCCTTGTTCTGCTGGGCGATTATGGCCACGTCATTGTTGGCCCTTGTTTCCACCCCGGTTTTGGCGGCGGGACTCATTCTGTTGCTCTTTGACATTAACTTTGGCACCTCCTTCTTCAAGCCAGATGCGGGCGGCAATGTGATCATTTATCAGCATTTGTTCTGGTTCTACTCTCACCCCGCCGTTTATCTAATGATTTTGCCGATTTTTGGGGTGATGTCGGAAATCATTCCCATCCACGCCCGTAAGCCAATTTTTGGATACAAAGCCATTGCCTATTCCAGTATGGCCATTTGTGCGGTCGGCCTCTTCGTCTGGGTGCATCATATGTTTACCAGCGGCACACCCCCTTGGATGCGGATGTTTTTCACCATTTCCACGCTGATTGTGGCAGTTCCAACCGGAGTCAAAATCTTTAGCTGGGTGGCAACACTGTGGGGCGGCAAAATTCGTTACACCAGTGCCATGTTGTTTGCTGTAGGCCTACTCTCGATGTTCTTCTTGGGCGGCTTAAGCGGTGTCACCTTGGGGACGGCTCCGGTGGACATCCATGTTCATGACACCTACTATGTGGTTGCCCACTTTCATTACGTCTTGTTTGGCGGCTCAGTATTTGGTTTATATGCCGGAATTTATCACTGGTTTCCGAAAATAACTGGGCGGATGTTGAATGAGTTTTGGGGCAAAGTCCATTTTGTCTTGACCTTTATTGGCACCAACCTCACCTTTTTACCGATGCATCAATTGGGTTTACAGGGAATGCCGCGCCGCGTGGCCATGTATGACCCCCAGTTTGAATCCATTAATAAAATCTGTACGATTGGGGCGTTTGTCTTGGCGTTTTCCGTGGTTCCGTTTTTAATCAACATCATTTGGAGTTGGATGAAAGGACCGAAAGCGGGGGATAATCCCTGGGGTGGCTTAAGTTTGGAATGGACTACGGCCTCGCCGCCGATTATTGAAAACTGGCCTGTTTTGCCTGTCCTCACCACTGGCCCCTATGACTTTGGCGGCTCGCCGGAAGATGATGATTCAGACTTCGATGATGAATAG
- a CDS encoding cytochrome c oxidase subunit II gives MEQIPGSILTLTAGIIITLISIWASQQSHLFFPEQASAVAPLVDNLFGIMVGIAVAFFFVVQGAILYFMIRYRQRPGDEEDGVPIRENLPLEAFWTAIPAIIVIFLGIYSVDIFQQMGGFNPGDHAGHAMVGHKHSAAVVAQAPDMNMASDVPMLLAQANTSAEVGFGASPENVGKPPDVMVDVAGMQYAWIFTYPDSGIISGELHIPVGQDVQLNISAKDVIHSFWVPQFRLKQDAIPGIPTELRFKATKPGAYPVVCAELCGGYHGSMRTRVIAHTPEDYQAWVQQNTVANAPPESPVLLAQAAAMTPKNGMVAGHIHQMGITPETLAQLHP, from the coding sequence ATGGAACAGATTCCTGGATCAATACTCACCTTGACGGCTGGCATCATCATCACCCTGATTAGCATCTGGGCCAGTCAACAATCCCACCTGTTTTTCCCCGAGCAAGCCTCAGCAGTTGCCCCCTTGGTGGATAACCTGTTTGGGATCATGGTCGGGATTGCCGTGGCCTTTTTCTTTGTCGTCCAGGGTGCAATTCTCTATTTCATGATTCGCTACCGCCAACGGCCTGGAGATGAGGAGGATGGTGTTCCTATCCGGGAAAACTTACCCCTTGAAGCCTTCTGGACGGCAATCCCAGCGATTATCGTGATTTTCTTGGGCATCTATAGCGTGGATATTTTCCAGCAGATGGGGGGCTTTAATCCGGGCGATCATGCGGGTCATGCCATGGTTGGCCATAAACACTCGGCCGCAGTCGTGGCCCAGGCCCCAGACATGAATATGGCCTCTGATGTCCCGATGCTGCTGGCCCAGGCCAATACCTCTGCTGAAGTTGGCTTTGGTGCCAGTCCCGAGAATGTCGGCAAACCCCCTGATGTAATGGTGGATGTGGCTGGGATGCAATATGCCTGGATTTTTACTTACCCCGATAGCGGTATTATTTCCGGTGAACTCCATATTCCCGTGGGTCAAGATGTCCAACTGAATATTTCTGCTAAAGATGTGATCCATTCCTTCTGGGTGCCGCAATTCCGCCTCAAACAAGATGCAATTCCGGGGATTCCGACTGAACTACGCTTTAAGGCCACCAAACCGGGTGCATATCCAGTTGTTTGCGCGGAACTCTGTGGCGGCTATCACGGTTCCATGCGGACAAGGGTGATTGCCCATACCCCGGAAGACTACCAGGCCTGGGTTCAACAAAATACGGTGGCCAATGCCCCGCCAGAGTCCCCGGTGTTACTCGCCCAAGCCGCTGCTATGACTCCTAAGAATGGGATGGTGGCCGGTCACATTCACCAGATGGGCATTACTCCCGAAACCCTGGCCCAACTTCATCCCTAG
- a CDS encoding class I SAM-dependent methyltransferase: MAIPRTLEPEVMDTAQAAADYDGMDFTEVNNDFAQLALELGPQSGKILDLGTGTARIPLLLAQARPQWQITGVDLAASMLALGQEHIDQANLQGQISLFLGDAKSLPFGDHEFDLIISNSLVHHLPDPLPVLQEIQRLLQPQGGLLIRDLIRPQTEAGLENILMNHGGDSSPNQLKLFQDSLRASFTLSEIKTMIQQAGIKNVEIYQSSDRHWTAARAVRLL, translated from the coding sequence ATGGCCATTCCCCGCACTCTAGAGCCAGAGGTGATGGATACGGCCCAGGCGGCGGCAGATTACGATGGGATGGACTTTACAGAAGTTAACAACGACTTTGCCCAGTTGGCTTTGGAATTGGGGCCTCAATCAGGAAAAATTTTAGACTTAGGCACAGGTACAGCCCGGATTCCGCTCCTCTTGGCCCAGGCCCGGCCCCAATGGCAGATCACAGGTGTAGATTTAGCTGCATCCATGTTAGCTCTGGGGCAAGAACATATTGACCAGGCCAACCTCCAGGGGCAAATCTCTTTATTTCTAGGGGATGCAAAGTCCTTACCCTTTGGGGATCATGAATTTGACCTGATTATTTCCAATAGTTTGGTGCATCATCTCCCTGATCCCTTGCCCGTTCTCCAGGAAATTCAACGACTTTTACAGCCCCAAGGAGGCTTACTGATTCGAGACTTAATCCGCCCACAGACCGAGGCAGGCCTGGAAAACATTCTGATGAACCACGGCGGCGACTCTAGCCCGAACCAACTCAAACTCTTTCAAGATTCCCTCCGAGCCAGCTTTACCCTGAGTGAAATTAAAACCATGATCCAGCAGGCCGGGATCAAGAATGTAGAGATTTATCAGTCTTCAGATCGCCATTGGACTGCGGCTCGAGCCGTGCGTTTGTTATAA
- a CDS encoding ABC transporter permease — translation MKQLRLIFANILAIYRRELQSYFYSPFAYIIAGIFWLLAGIFFVVIVQTVTQQAAQNDLAQQQFGMAPQPIDVPQIILQGFLGVLGSISQVILPMLSMSLYTEERKRGTLELLATSPITNWAVAVGKWLAVVTFYLTLIVPLLIYQSLAYSDANPPMSIALILVGHGGLVLLAAVILSLGMFISSLTDNTIIAAVMTFALILVLWIFDIIAKSVGGDLGSVLTYLSPVEHFNSLTQGVIKTNSLVLFATYIFLGIYLTAQSIDAFRFQRS, via the coding sequence ATGAAGCAATTACGGCTAATTTTCGCTAACATTCTGGCCATCTATCGGCGAGAATTACAGAGCTATTTTTACTCTCCCTTTGCCTACATCATTGCGGGCATCTTTTGGCTCTTGGCAGGCATCTTCTTTGTGGTTATTGTCCAAACCGTTACCCAGCAGGCAGCCCAAAACGATCTCGCCCAGCAGCAATTTGGGATGGCTCCTCAGCCTATAGATGTGCCGCAAATTATTCTCCAAGGATTCTTAGGGGTTTTAGGGTCAATTTCCCAAGTGATTTTGCCGATGCTCTCCATGAGTCTTTACACCGAAGAACGCAAGCGCGGCACCTTGGAACTCTTGGCGACCTCACCCATTACCAACTGGGCGGTGGCGGTCGGAAAGTGGCTGGCCGTTGTCACCTTTTACTTGACCTTAATTGTGCCTCTGTTGATCTATCAGAGTTTGGCCTATAGTGATGCCAATCCACCGATGTCCATTGCCTTAATTTTGGTTGGTCACGGGGGCCTGGTACTCCTAGCCGCTGTTATCCTCTCCTTGGGGATGTTTATTTCTTCCCTGACAGATAACACGATTATTGCGGCGGTCATGACCTTTGCGCTGATCCTCGTCCTCTGGATTTTTGACATTATTGCTAAAAGTGTTGGTGGTGATTTAGGCAGCGTCTTAACCTACCTCTCCCCCGTGGAGCATTTCAACTCTCTCACCCAAGGTGTGATTAAGACCAACAGCCTTGTTTTGTTTGCGACCTACATCTTTTTAGGCATTTACCTCACCGCCCAATCCATTGATGCCTTTCGCTTCCAACGCAGTTAA
- a CDS encoding ABC transporter ATP-binding protein, which yields MIEVNHLNKVYGSTQALGDVSFQAEAGEILGLLGPNGAGKTTTMRILSGYLPASRGTAAIDGFEVHQNPMAVRQRIGYLPESPPLYPEMSVAQYLNFVAEIKGVSPGDRPQQVKKALLSCGLEDKAKTLIRKLSKGYRQRVGIAQAIVHDPPAIILDEPTVGLDPRQIIEVRKLIQQLAGERTVILSTHILPEVSMTCNRVVIINRGNVVATGSLDELMTQLAGGYRYELEVRGEKTEIEAVLSPILSQDATTLAWGDPLNKDLDLTNLYRLHLTLPGPEDLGATISRRLIEAGLDLYEMRRNRDNLEDVFLKLTTQEDITPEASLAPVPSPEAAAPDSDSPAPTNP from the coding sequence ATGATTGAAGTTAACCATTTGAACAAGGTTTATGGTTCGACCCAGGCCCTGGGGGATGTGAGTTTCCAGGCCGAAGCCGGAGAAATCTTGGGATTATTAGGCCCCAATGGTGCGGGGAAAACAACCACGATGCGGATTTTATCGGGGTATCTACCCGCTAGTCGGGGGACAGCCGCCATTGATGGGTTTGAAGTTCATCAGAATCCGATGGCGGTGCGGCAACGAATTGGCTATCTACCAGAATCCCCGCCTCTTTATCCAGAAATGTCCGTGGCCCAGTACCTTAACTTTGTGGCCGAAATTAAGGGAGTCAGTCCGGGAGATCGGCCCCAACAGGTGAAAAAAGCCCTCCTGAGTTGTGGCCTGGAAGACAAAGCCAAAACCTTAATCCGCAAACTCTCGAAAGGCTATCGGCAGCGAGTCGGCATTGCCCAGGCCATTGTTCACGATCCCCCGGCAATTATTTTAGATGAGCCGACCGTTGGCCTGGATCCGCGCCAAATCATTGAAGTTCGGAAACTGATTCAGCAGTTGGCCGGCGAACGGACGGTGATTTTATCGACCCACATTTTGCCGGAAGTCAGTATGACCTGTAATCGGGTGGTAATTATCAATCGCGGCAATGTGGTGGCCACGGGTTCTTTGGATGAACTAATGACCCAGTTGGCCGGCGGCTATCGCTATGAGCTAGAAGTGCGCGGCGAGAAGACCGAGATTGAAGCCGTTTTAAGTCCAATTCTCAGTCAGGACGCGACCACCTTGGCCTGGGGCGATCCTCTCAACAAGGATTTGGATTTAACCAATCTTTACCGGCTCCACCTGACCCTGCCCGGCCCCGAAGATTTAGGGGCGACGATTTCCCGCAGGTTGATTGAAGCTGGCCTGGACTTATACGAAATGCGGCGCAATCGGGATAACTTAGAAGATGTTTTCCTCAAGCTGACCACCCAAGAAGACATTACCCCAGAAGCTAGTCTAGCCCCAGTTCCCAGCCCCGAAGCGGCCGCCCCTGACTCCGATTCCCCAGCCCCCACCAACCCATGA
- a CDS encoding glycosyltransferase, with the protein MNVAIVHEWFASYAGSERVVEQLLNLYPEADLYSLVDFIPRPACDFLQGKSVTTSFLQNLPLAKRKFRSYLPLMPLAVEQFDLRPYDLVLSSHHAVAKGVLTRPDQLHICYVHTPIRYAWDLQEQYLETSGLSRGWKRVLPALVLHYLRLWDVATVNRVDHFIANSKFVARRIQKTYQRDAQVIYPPVNTAPFQANQSRQNFYLAMARHVPYKKMALILEAFNQLGLPLVMIGDGTETLKSQARANVQILGYQADAVVKTYLETCKAFVFAAEEDFGITVVEAQAAGAPVIAYGRGGACETVIPGQTGLFFPQQTVPSLSHTIAEFEQSGIAASSQEISTHAQKFTIQRFQTEIKAFIEQAWAEFQTKQFHS; encoded by the coding sequence ATGAACGTTGCCATTGTCCATGAGTGGTTTGCCAGCTATGCCGGTTCTGAGCGGGTTGTCGAGCAACTCTTAAATCTCTATCCAGAAGCAGATTTATATAGCTTGGTGGATTTTATTCCCAGGCCCGCCTGTGATTTTCTCCAAGGTAAATCTGTAACCACCTCATTTCTGCAAAACCTCCCCTTGGCCAAACGCAAGTTTCGGAGTTATTTGCCCTTAATGCCCTTGGCTGTGGAGCAATTTGATTTGCGACCCTACGATTTAGTCCTTTCCAGCCATCATGCAGTCGCGAAAGGAGTTTTAACACGGCCGGATCAGTTGCACATCTGTTACGTTCACACTCCGATCCGCTATGCCTGGGATCTCCAAGAGCAATACCTGGAAACGAGTGGTTTAAGCCGAGGGTGGAAGCGGGTTTTGCCAGCCTTAGTTTTGCACTATTTACGGCTTTGGGATGTGGCGACCGTGAACCGGGTTGATCACTTTATTGCCAATTCTAAGTTTGTCGCCCGCCGGATTCAGAAAACCTATCAGCGCGATGCCCAGGTCATTTATCCCCCAGTGAATACAGCCCCGTTCCAGGCCAATCAATCCCGGCAAAACTTTTATCTGGCTATGGCTCGTCATGTTCCCTATAAAAAGATGGCTCTAATTTTGGAGGCATTTAATCAGTTGGGCTTACCTTTGGTCATGATTGGGGATGGTACCGAAACCCTTAAATCCCAGGCCCGTGCCAATGTGCAGATCCTTGGTTATCAAGCCGATGCTGTGGTCAAAACCTATCTAGAAACTTGTAAAGCCTTTGTCTTTGCCGCGGAAGAGGATTTTGGCATTACGGTGGTGGAAGCGCAAGCGGCCGGTGCGCCAGTGATTGCCTATGGTCGCGGGGGGGCCTGTGAAACCGTTATTCCGGGACAAACTGGCCTATTCTTTCCGCAACAAACTGTTCCTAGCCTCAGCCACACCATTGCAGAGTTTGAACAAAGCGGGATTGCTGCCAGTTCTCAAGAAATCAGTACCCACGCCCAAAAATTTACGATTCAGCGTTTCCAAACGGAGATTAAAGCCTTCATTGAACAGGCCTGGGCGGAGTTCCAAACCAAGCAATTCCATTCATAG